The Legionella adelaidensis genome has a segment encoding these proteins:
- a CDS encoding ankyrin repeat domain-containing protein gives MSAHKALILLGQELGYPAHLEGCCRGVSVKWLESCLLNEEERRRFEQRIEIIRNTEAQVLSQKIKETREKIKLLSQTMKEVRKKVEIWEGLTKDEEALLEISAFYEGLELYFAPFEYNTIFNHPSFLSQWQIDTISQLAASEQIVQQGGLECIYSDADVYPQDTLSLYLDHLKLILTRHKNNVGIFLANFNHIVCLHYNLKSQSWTLMDINQWPPLNSHDSLVIAKAILRCFGGSTAIHMSLIAPRKQENLGLKEALISRRKHRLSLLMKATIMVMKEEGHELLYLASGTGDTELVNYLLNCEVDVRRKSKAGCASLYIAAQNGHIEVVRAIIRALIGNKQVSDLNLEREDGATPLCMASHNGHVGVVRELIQALIDTKQAAGLCIAMPYGMTPLFMAARNGHIGVVRELIRALIDTEQVFALSSEREDGATPLCIAAKKGRVGVVRELVRALIDNKKVSDLSLERNDGATPLFLAAKNGYIEVVRELVQALIKTGQIAGLSMAMPGDVTPLFIASQNGHVDVVRELAHALIETGQIAGLSMATVPDGVTPLFIASQNGHVEVARELVRALIKTGQIAGLSMATMPDGVTPLFIASQMGHVEVVRELIHALTNMGQVAGLSMAITNGVTPLFIASQMGHVEVVRELVHALISNRQVPSLSLARADGVTPLCIAANNGHVEVVRELIHALITNGQLSDLSLATETGITPFHIAVLHGHFPVVNEFIGQFVNCGQVNALNAVSHGVLNNTPLFTAAREGHVAIVKVLIETFSEHGLLEALTQVNGEGKTPLDIAAEKGHSDVRRMLVQAVEERRNIEKESTQSNMSNRMAVTDSEEKEMPALSSYRKRFNTFLPPPSGKVIRLEEKAKLEETAFRGYRQAL, from the coding sequence GTGAGCGCGCATAAAGCACTTATATTATTAGGCCAAGAATTAGGATACCCAGCCCACTTAGAGGGTTGTTGCAGAGGAGTCTCTGTTAAATGGCTAGAGTCTTGTCTTTTGAATGAAGAAGAACGGCGTCGATTTGAACAACGGATAGAAATCATTCGTAATACCGAGGCACAAGTATTATCACAGAAAATTAAAGAAACTCGGGAGAAAATCAAATTATTATCCCAAACAATGAAAGAGGTGCGAAAAAAAGTTGAAATCTGGGAAGGTCTAACCAAGGATGAGGAAGCTTTATTAGAGATTTCCGCATTTTATGAGGGGTTAGAACTCTATTTTGCACCTTTTGAATACAATACTATTTTTAATCATCCCAGCTTTTTATCACAGTGGCAAATCGATACCATTTCGCAACTTGCCGCCTCGGAGCAAATTGTGCAACAAGGTGGCTTGGAGTGCATTTATTCGGATGCTGATGTTTATCCCCAAGATACCTTATCGTTATATCTGGACCATCTAAAATTAATTCTTACCCGCCACAAAAATAACGTTGGCATTTTTTTAGCGAATTTTAATCATATCGTTTGCCTGCATTATAATCTCAAAAGCCAATCATGGACTTTAATGGATATTAATCAGTGGCCACCCTTGAATTCACACGATAGTTTGGTAATTGCAAAGGCCATATTAAGGTGTTTTGGAGGCTCAACTGCAATACACATGAGTCTCATAGCTCCTAGAAAGCAAGAAAACCTTGGGTTAAAAGAGGCGTTAATAAGTCGGCGTAAGCATCGTTTAAGTCTATTAATGAAAGCTACTATCATGGTTATGAAAGAGGAAGGCCATGAATTACTCTATCTGGCCTCAGGAACTGGGGATACTGAATTAGTTAACTATTTGCTCAACTGTGAAGTAGATGTCCGTAGAAAATCAAAAGCTGGTTGTGCATCACTTTATATCGCAGCTCAGAATGGCCATATTGAGGTGGTTCGGGCAATAATTCGTGCATTGATTGGTAATAAACAAGTATCCGACTTGAATTTGGAAAGGGAGGATGGTGCGACCCCTCTTTGTATGGCGTCTCATAATGGCCATGTTGGGGTGGTGCGCGAACTAATTCAAGCATTGATTGACACGAAGCAAGCAGCAGGCTTGTGTATTGCAATGCCTTATGGTATGACCCCTCTTTTCATGGCGGCCAGGAATGGCCATATTGGGGTGGTTCGCGAATTAATTCGCGCATTGATTGACACTGAGCAAGTATTCGCTTTGAGTTCGGAAAGGGAAGATGGTGCAACGCCGCTTTGCATTGCCGCCAAGAAGGGTCGCGTTGGGGTGGTTCGCGAATTAGTTCGCGCATTGATTGATAATAAAAAAGTATCCGACTTGAGTTTGGAAAGGAATGATGGAGCAACTCCTCTTTTTCTGGCGGCCAAGAATGGCTATATTGAGGTGGTTCGCGAATTAGTTCAGGCATTGATTAAAACGGGTCAAATAGCAGGCTTGAGTATGGCAATGCCCGGTGATGTGACGCCTCTTTTCATAGCGTCTCAAAATGGCCATGTTGATGTAGTGCGCGAATTAGCTCATGCATTGATTGAAACTGGTCAAATAGCAGGCTTGAGTATGGCGACAGTGCCTGATGGCGTAACACCCCTTTTCATAGCGTCTCAGAATGGCCATGTTGAGGTGGCTCGCGAATTAGTTCGTGCATTGATTAAAACGGGGCAAATAGCAGGCTTGAGTATGGCGACAATGCCTGATGGTGTGACTCCTCTTTTCATTGCATCTCAAATGGGCCATGTTGAGGTGGTTCGCGAATTAATTCATGCATTGACTAACATGGGGCAAGTAGCAGGTTTGAGTATGGCAATAACTAATGGGGTGACCCCTCTTTTCATAGCATCTCAAATGGGTCATGTGGAGGTGGTTCGCGAATTAGTTCACGCGTTGATTTCTAATAGACAAGTACCTTCCTTAAGTTTGGCAAGAGCTGATGGTGTGACGCCGCTTTGCATCGCGGCCAACAATGGCCATGTTGAAGTAGTTCGCGAATTAATTCATGCTTTGATTACTAATGGTCAATTATCTGACTTGAGCTTGGCAACAGAAACTGGGATTACACCATTTCACATAGCCGTATTACACGGTCATTTTCCCGTCGTGAATGAATTCATTGGACAATTCGTTAATTGTGGCCAAGTGAATGCTTTAAACGCAGTGTCCCATGGTGTATTAAATAATACTCCGCTATTCACAGCAGCCCGAGAAGGACATGTAGCAATCGTAAAAGTATTAATCGAGACTTTTTCAGAGCACGGTTTGCTCGAAGCATTGACTCAAGTTAACGGTGAAGGGAAGACTCCTTTGGACATCGCAGCAGAAAAAGGACATTCGGATGTGAGGAGGATGCTGGTTCAGGCAGTAGAGGAGCGCCGCAACATAGAAAAAGAAAGCACGCAAAGTAACATGTCCAATCGGATGGCTGTCACCGATTCTGAGGAAAAGGAAATGCCTGCGCTTTCCTCCTATAGGAAGCGTTTTAATACCTTTTTGCCTCCGCCATCTGGAAAGGTTATCCGATTAGAAGAAAAAGCGAAACTAGAAGAAACGGCATTCAGAGGATATCGCCAAGCACTCTAG
- a CDS encoding GIY-YIG nuclease family protein has translation MNNKNYWVYILLCENNTYYTGYTNDLEQRYQSHIDGTGGCKYTRSFRPLKIAQSWKIAGGKGDAMKIERHIKKLTRKEKEKLIKFPEALLLVEKYPV, from the coding sequence ATGAATAATAAAAATTATTGGGTTTATATATTGCTCTGTGAGAACAATACTTATTATACAGGGTACACCAATGACCTCGAACAACGATATCAATCCCACATAGACGGGACAGGTGGTTGCAAGTACACGCGAAGTTTTAGACCCTTAAAGATAGCTCAATCATGGAAGATCGCTGGAGGGAAGGGCGATGCCATGAAAATAGAGCGACATATAAAAAAACTAACACGAAAAGAAAAGGAAAAATTAATTAAATTTCCAGAAGCGCTTTTGCTGGTAGAAAAATACCCTGTATAG
- a CDS encoding ABC transporter ATP-binding protein, producing MTIPFINLIKTVWQNGKPWHRSIVGYYVAYIVAQSFLSLSPYAFGRTIDLLQHFSHDKLHQILFWLIFGVMLHPLFWLFHGPARVVERNVALKIQQTFLHTLYQKLTQLPLKWHQNHHSGDIITRINRACTALKKFAEDQFIYIQTLVRFLISIGFLFWISIPIGCLSLLTCVLATIAVVFYDRKLVVLYERENEAENHIGAGLFDYISNMTTVLTLRLGKLTSFNLVKRLAAIWPFYKPEVILNEVKWFVMNIIITVVQAIILLGYILIQIENMNTILIGTVVMIFRYQWDLSDVFYTLSQHYSELVQMNTNVRSAEPLLEDIKKYAHAIPGERVAERWKILTLSNLSYAHPDAHESSAIQDITLTIARGEKIALIGASGAGKSTLLNLLSGLYTPDTATLSIDSARFQSLEPLHAITTLIPQEPEIFENTILFNITMGLEATPEDIKKVTTLSGFAPVLETLKQGLATDIREKGLNLSVGQKQRLALARGLFAARFSSFILMDEPTSSVDLPTEKAILSSVIDEYPHATLMVSLHRLHLLPKFSRIIMLKHGKIVADGSTEQLLSIDGPVKKLWEKYQGRE from the coding sequence ATGACCATTCCCTTCATCAATTTAATCAAAACTGTCTGGCAAAATGGCAAGCCATGGCATCGTAGTATCGTTGGGTATTACGTAGCATATATTGTCGCGCAAAGTTTTTTGAGTTTAAGTCCTTATGCTTTTGGGCGTACTATTGATTTATTGCAGCATTTTTCTCATGACAAGCTTCATCAAATCCTGTTTTGGTTAATTTTTGGAGTAATGCTACATCCTCTATTTTGGTTATTTCATGGGCCTGCTCGCGTAGTTGAGCGCAATGTGGCATTGAAAATTCAACAAACGTTTTTGCATACCCTCTATCAAAAATTAACACAACTACCTTTAAAGTGGCACCAAAATCATCATTCTGGCGATATCATTACAAGAATCAATCGAGCTTGTACCGCGCTCAAGAAATTTGCTGAAGATCAATTTATCTATATACAAACCCTGGTTAGGTTTTTGATTTCGATTGGATTCTTATTTTGGATTTCAATTCCTATTGGTTGTCTAAGCTTACTGACCTGCGTTCTTGCCACCATTGCAGTCGTATTTTATGACCGCAAATTAGTCGTACTTTATGAGCGAGAAAATGAAGCAGAGAATCACATCGGTGCTGGATTATTCGATTACATTAGCAACATGACTACGGTATTAACATTACGTCTTGGTAAATTGACTTCATTCAATCTTGTTAAACGACTCGCTGCCATTTGGCCATTTTATAAACCTGAGGTCATTTTAAATGAAGTCAAATGGTTTGTGATGAATATCATCATCACTGTAGTTCAAGCCATTATCTTGTTAGGGTATATTTTGATTCAAATAGAAAATATGAACACCATCTTGATTGGGACGGTAGTTATGATTTTTCGATATCAATGGGATTTAAGTGATGTATTTTATACCTTAAGCCAGCATTACAGTGAATTGGTTCAGATGAACACGAACGTACGAAGTGCAGAACCTCTTTTGGAAGATATTAAGAAGTATGCCCATGCCATTCCTGGTGAACGGGTTGCAGAACGTTGGAAAATCTTGACCTTGAGCAATTTGAGCTATGCGCACCCTGATGCACATGAAAGTAGTGCTATTCAAGATATCACGCTAACCATTGCTCGTGGTGAAAAAATTGCGCTGATTGGTGCCAGTGGTGCAGGTAAAAGCACCCTTTTAAACCTGTTATCTGGCCTCTATACTCCGGATACGGCCACGCTCTCGATTGATAGCGCCCGCTTTCAATCCTTAGAGCCCTTGCATGCTATCACTACCCTCATTCCTCAGGAACCGGAAATCTTTGAGAATACCATACTCTTTAATATCACAATGGGGTTGGAGGCAACTCCTGAAGATATTAAAAAAGTGACAACGCTCTCTGGTTTCGCTCCTGTCTTGGAAACCCTGAAACAGGGGTTGGCGACAGATATTCGCGAAAAAGGGTTGAATTTATCTGTCGGGCAAAAACAGCGGTTAGCACTTGCGCGTGGATTATTTGCAGCACGGTTTAGTTCGTTTATCTTAATGGACGAACCTACCTCAAGTGTAGACTTACCAACTGAAAAAGCTATTCTATCAAGCGTTATTGATGAATACCCCCATGCGACACTCATGGTCTCTCTCCATCGTCTGCATCTGTTGCCTAAATTTTCACGTATTATCATGCTAAAACATGGGAAAATTGTGGCAGATGGATCAACAGAACAACTTTTATCAATCGATGGGCCCGTTAAAAAATTATGGGAAAAATACCAGGGGCGTGAATAG
- a CDS encoding GNAT family N-acetyltransferase — protein sequence MSIQFEKAEINHIDIIFSWLAEPFVQEFWDNTQGHKDDILNFVNGRTEPSNYCDGKYVYWIASCDGHPFAMLMTIQETAEDHIDDIKLNHLSKTGHTYGIDYMIGDKNFFGKGYGAKTLLEFLNFFRREFDVLADTFLIDPAIDNVRAKHVYMKAGFEHIADFVMGGGCSGAGKVHHLLIKRFAPAIRLLPATIADYPTIQNMARFYVYDRTAYMGWECPESGLFECIDFKHYFENPDEQAFLIRVSDEIAGFVLLDKMHLLESVDWNMGEFFVLAKFQGKGVASIVAQEIFKEHPGKWSIAVMPENIKAVKFWRKIIAQATHNYYREVFKTADELRSTKNPDPYAMNVFTFDINDQMFVGDIA from the coding sequence ATGAGCATTCAGTTTGAAAAAGCCGAGATAAATCACATTGATATTATTTTTAGTTGGCTTGCAGAGCCTTTTGTTCAAGAATTTTGGGATAATACGCAGGGTCATAAAGACGATATTTTAAATTTTGTTAATGGTAGAACAGAGCCTTCGAATTATTGTGACGGCAAATATGTTTATTGGATAGCTAGCTGTGATGGTCATCCGTTCGCAATGCTGATGACAATCCAAGAAACAGCTGAAGATCATATCGATGATATTAAATTAAATCACCTTTCAAAAACAGGTCATACTTACGGTATTGATTACATGATTGGGGATAAAAATTTTTTTGGCAAAGGCTATGGCGCAAAAACATTATTGGAATTTCTTAATTTTTTTAGAAGAGAATTTGACGTATTAGCAGATACATTCCTAATCGACCCTGCTATTGATAACGTACGGGCAAAACATGTCTACATGAAAGCAGGCTTTGAGCATATCGCAGACTTTGTAATGGGTGGGGGTTGTAGTGGTGCAGGTAAAGTCCATCATTTATTGATTAAACGATTTGCTCCTGCTATTAGATTATTGCCTGCAACGATTGCTGATTATCCCACCATTCAGAACATGGCAAGATTTTACGTGTACGATAGAACAGCCTACATGGGCTGGGAATGTCCTGAAAGTGGGTTATTCGAATGTATAGACTTTAAGCATTACTTTGAAAATCCTGATGAGCAAGCGTTTTTAATTAGAGTATCGGATGAGATAGCGGGCTTTGTACTATTGGATAAAATGCATTTGCTTGAATCAGTTGATTGGAACATGGGGGAATTTTTCGTTCTTGCGAAATTTCAAGGAAAAGGTGTTGCAAGCATAGTTGCTCAAGAAATATTCAAAGAACACCCAGGGAAATGGTCAATAGCTGTAATGCCAGAAAATATCAAAGCAGTAAAATTTTGGCGAAAAATTATTGCTCAAGCCACTCATAATTATTATAGAGAGGTTTTTAAAACAGCGGATGAATTAAGAAGTACAAAAAATCCTGATCCGTATGCAATGAATGTGTTTACTTTTGATATTAATGATCAGATGTTTGTTGGAGATATTGCGTGA
- the rhuM gene encoding RhuM family protein, translating to MVKNTLIYQTEDGGLKTDVTLHDDTVWLSQKQLAELFNKDIRTINEHIQNIFSEEELSTESTIRNFRIVRQEGKRQVTRDIEHYNLDVIISVGYRVKSKEGTKFRIWANKILKDYLVKGYTLDQKRLKHQLQQLQELQKTLSIFQATESKELNQSEATGLLNVLMNYTNTFILLNQYDTGNFPEGGLNQNITVEITLSEAMKAITELRQKLMEQNEATELFGKPKDESFAGILGNIVQSFGGEYLYPSIEEQAAHLLYFIIKNHPFTDGNKRIGAFMFIWFLQMNKHHLKQNGEAKINDNALVAIALLVAQSEPSQKETMIKLIINLIKDVN from the coding sequence ATGGTAAAAAATACCTTAATATATCAAACAGAAGATGGCGGTTTGAAAACTGATGTTACATTACATGACGACACAGTTTGGCTATCCCAGAAACAATTGGCCGAGCTTTTTAATAAAGACATCCGCACTATTAATGAACATATTCAAAATATTTTTTCTGAAGAAGAGCTCTCTACAGAGTCAACTATCCGGAATTTCCGGATAGTTCGCCAGGAAGGGAAACGGCAAGTAACCAGAGATATTGAACATTATAACCTAGACGTTATTATTTCAGTTGGATATCGTGTTAAGTCAAAGGAAGGAACAAAGTTTAGAATTTGGGCAAATAAAATTTTAAAAGATTATCTAGTAAAAGGTTATACGCTTGATCAAAAACGGTTAAAGCATCAACTTCAGCAGCTCCAGGAACTTCAAAAAACACTTAGTATATTTCAAGCTACAGAATCAAAAGAATTAAACCAGTCAGAGGCTACTGGCCTTTTAAACGTATTAATGAATTATACGAATACCTTTATTCTATTAAACCAATATGATACCGGCAATTTCCCAGAGGGGGGTTTAAACCAAAATATTACGGTTGAAATTACCTTGTCAGAAGCAATGAAAGCAATTACCGAACTAAGACAGAAGCTAATGGAGCAGAATGAAGCGACTGAGTTATTTGGAAAACCTAAAGATGAGAGTTTTGCGGGTATTTTAGGAAATATCGTTCAAAGTTTTGGTGGAGAGTATCTGTATCCAAGCATTGAAGAGCAAGCAGCTCATCTACTTTACTTCATAATAAAAAACCATCCATTTACTGATGGAAATAAACGCATTGGTGCTTTTATGTTTATTTGGTTCTTACAGATGAATAAACATCATTTAAAGCAAAATGGGGAAGCTAAGATTAATGATAACGCTTTGGTTGCTATTGCCTTATTGGTGGCACAAAGTGAACCTTCCCAAAAAGAAACAATGATTAAGTTAATTATAAATTTGATTAAAGATGTAAATTAA
- a CDS encoding ISL3 family transposase, translated as MPKNNLILNLPGFSIVKVSGYQPLLLDVRYNRLARCSHCQSKRVRKKSSFIRRVHHELIGHRRSILRFKAYKLYCYACCRYGNQQFPGINKHQRATWRAQAAVFHEHSRGVSQKDLSERYKKGKATIERWYQRHYEEQHRELLNKPCPVVLGIDEHFFSKKEGFATTLCDLRKHKVFDVVRGRSEGDLKDYLQQLPGKERVKVICMDLSSTYRSIVKKYFPNAMIVADRFHVIRLIQHQCMMTYRELSSEIKSNRGILALLRTRPDNLSEEKRAKRDAFLIQNPAIEAIYQFQQELHSLLMKRALTQRACRKVIPTFLNMLAELKQSTFKALASLGKTLSAWKDEVARMWRFSKSNGITEGFHRKMKLIQRRAYGFRNFENYRVRVKVLCG; from the coding sequence GTGCCGAAGAACAATCTTATCCTAAATTTACCTGGGTTTTCCATAGTAAAAGTGAGCGGATATCAACCATTATTATTAGATGTAAGATATAACCGATTAGCGCGTTGTAGCCACTGTCAAAGTAAGAGGGTACGTAAGAAATCCTCATTTATACGAAGAGTTCATCATGAATTAATAGGCCATAGGCGAAGTATATTAAGGTTTAAAGCCTATAAGTTATATTGTTATGCGTGTTGTCGTTATGGTAATCAACAATTCCCTGGTATCAATAAACATCAACGTGCTACTTGGCGGGCGCAAGCAGCGGTGTTTCATGAACATAGCCGAGGAGTATCCCAAAAAGACTTATCGGAGCGTTATAAGAAAGGGAAAGCCACTATCGAGCGATGGTATCAGCGCCATTATGAAGAGCAACATAGAGAGCTCCTTAATAAGCCCTGTCCTGTAGTGCTTGGCATTGATGAGCATTTCTTTAGTAAGAAAGAAGGTTTTGCTACTACGTTATGTGACCTGAGAAAGCATAAGGTCTTTGATGTAGTTCGAGGCCGAAGTGAAGGGGATTTAAAGGACTACCTACAGCAGCTGCCTGGAAAGGAACGAGTTAAAGTCATCTGTATGGACTTAAGTAGTACCTATCGGTCTATTGTAAAAAAATACTTTCCTAATGCAATGATAGTTGCCGATAGATTCCATGTGATTCGTTTAATTCAACATCAATGTATGATGACTTACCGAGAACTCTCCAGTGAAATAAAAAGCAATAGAGGTATCTTAGCCTTATTGAGAACCAGACCTGATAACCTGAGTGAAGAAAAGAGGGCTAAAAGAGACGCCTTTTTAATTCAAAATCCGGCTATTGAAGCCATCTATCAATTTCAGCAAGAGCTTCATTCTCTGTTAATGAAAAGAGCTTTAACTCAACGTGCATGCCGTAAAGTAATCCCTACATTCTTGAATATGCTAGCTGAATTAAAACAGAGCACCTTTAAAGCGTTAGCATCATTAGGAAAAACGCTTAGTGCTTGGAAAGATGAAGTCGCCAGAATGTGGCGGTTTAGTAAATCTAATGGAATAACTGAAGGCTTTCATCGCAAAATGAAACTCATTCAGCGAAGGGCTTATGGTTTTAGAAATTTTGAAAATTATAGAGTGCGTGTTAAGGTGCTCTGCGGGTGA
- a CDS encoding hydroxymethylglutaryl-CoA reductase, degradative, with product MLLSENANQLFQGFSKLNREERFKRLLEMGALTPQDIEFLKQGGVGDTKLADKLIENVVGYFQLPLGVATNFRIDDKDYVIPMAVEETSIIAALSKTAKWIRQSGKIITEVKGNCILGQIQLAKVKDFEKLNQSFELNKQWLIEKANTEVAATMVKRGGGVRELQLRKIERADGGTMAVVHLFMDSCDAMGANIINQVLEYLKGPIEQLTGEAVTMCILSNLNDQKLTTAKVIIENIDPELGERLQEASLFAETDPYRAATHNKGVMNGMDAVLIATGNDWRAVESGVHAYAARSGEYKAISQWRYENKVLTGEITAPIIVGTVGGVTALHPTARMCLRMMGIESANHLSRIIAAVGLVQNLGAIRALCTEGIIQGHMKLHLDNLVMVAGATEKEMPVLKERLESWLTKNKRVSLNNACELLAEIREAHAV from the coding sequence ATGTTGTTAAGTGAAAATGCCAACCAATTATTCCAAGGTTTTTCTAAACTCAATCGAGAAGAACGCTTTAAAAGACTTTTAGAAATGGGAGCATTAACCCCGCAAGATATTGAATTTCTAAAGCAAGGTGGGGTTGGTGATACCAAACTGGCAGATAAATTAATTGAAAATGTGGTGGGCTATTTTCAATTACCGCTCGGAGTTGCCACTAATTTTCGTATTGATGATAAAGATTATGTCATCCCTATGGCGGTTGAAGAAACGTCTATTATTGCCGCTTTGTCAAAAACAGCGAAATGGATACGCCAAAGTGGGAAAATAATCACTGAAGTTAAAGGCAACTGTATTTTAGGTCAAATTCAATTAGCGAAGGTGAAAGATTTTGAGAAATTGAACCAATCTTTTGAACTCAACAAACAATGGCTTATAGAAAAAGCAAATACTGAAGTGGCCGCAACCATGGTTAAACGTGGTGGGGGCGTTAGAGAATTACAATTACGAAAAATAGAAAGAGCAGATGGTGGAACAATGGCGGTTGTGCATTTATTCATGGACAGCTGTGATGCTATGGGCGCAAATATAATTAACCAGGTACTGGAATACTTAAAAGGCCCTATTGAGCAGTTAACTGGTGAAGCAGTCACCATGTGTATTCTTTCTAATTTGAATGATCAAAAACTCACTACAGCAAAAGTTATTATTGAAAATATTGACCCTGAGCTAGGAGAGCGTCTACAAGAAGCGTCTTTATTTGCGGAAACTGACCCTTACCGCGCCGCGACCCATAATAAGGGCGTTATGAATGGGATGGATGCGGTATTAATCGCTACTGGTAATGATTGGCGGGCCGTGGAGTCCGGCGTTCATGCTTATGCGGCGCGTTCAGGGGAATACAAAGCGATTAGCCAATGGCGTTATGAAAATAAAGTATTAACAGGTGAAATAACTGCTCCCATTATAGTAGGAACAGTAGGAGGAGTAACTGCATTACATCCAACCGCACGTATGTGTTTACGAATGATGGGAATCGAATCCGCCAATCATTTATCCCGCATTATTGCCGCTGTAGGGTTAGTGCAAAATTTAGGAGCTATACGCGCTTTATGTACTGAAGGCATTATCCAGGGTCATATGAAATTGCATTTGGATAACCTGGTAATGGTAGCAGGGGCAACCGAAAAGGAAATGCCGGTTCTTAAAGAGCGCTTAGAATCCTGGCTTACAAAAAACAAGCGCGTTAGTTTAAATAACGCTTGTGAGTTACTTGCGGAAATTCGTGAAGCGCATGCCGTGTGA
- the fni gene encoding type 2 isopentenyl-diphosphate Delta-isomerase, which yields MPSDYSQFEQRKKDHIELALMQVNQAHEHNTFDQVTLIHEALPDLNFNDIDISSLRFGKKVSSPFVVASMTAGHKDAVNINHALIAACAQTGWAMGVGSQRRELTDNKAAVEWKSLRLEFPKVTLFSNLGIAQLITNPLSKVLKLAEALQAEGLIIHCNPLQESIQPEGTPDFKGCWQVLEELVKHAEIPIIVKETGCGFSFQTLSRLNDIGVAAVDVSGLGGTHWGRIEGHRALDTMRKNAALTFKDWGIDTVQSVLTALSITPTYEIWGSGGVRQGLDAAKLLALGANSVSFAKPMLDAAIQSNDHVIQAMETIEYELKVAMFCTGSANLQVLKEKACC from the coding sequence ATGCCTTCAGATTACAGTCAATTTGAACAACGTAAGAAAGACCATATTGAATTGGCTTTAATGCAAGTTAATCAAGCGCATGAGCACAATACTTTTGACCAGGTAACTTTGATACACGAGGCATTGCCTGATCTTAATTTTAATGACATTGATATATCCTCCCTGCGCTTTGGTAAAAAAGTTTCTTCACCTTTCGTTGTTGCCTCTATGACTGCAGGGCATAAAGATGCAGTCAATATTAACCATGCGCTTATTGCTGCTTGTGCACAAACCGGCTGGGCTATGGGAGTAGGGTCACAACGTCGTGAATTAACTGATAATAAAGCAGCTGTTGAATGGAAGTCTCTACGCTTGGAATTTCCTAAAGTTACTTTGTTCAGTAACTTAGGGATTGCCCAATTGATAACTAATCCTTTAAGCAAAGTATTAAAACTGGCAGAGGCTTTACAGGCGGAAGGGCTAATTATTCATTGCAATCCCTTGCAAGAATCTATACAACCGGAAGGCACTCCCGACTTTAAGGGTTGTTGGCAAGTGCTGGAAGAATTAGTAAAACATGCTGAAATTCCTATCATTGTTAAGGAAACAGGCTGTGGCTTTTCTTTCCAAACGTTATCGCGTTTAAATGACATTGGTGTAGCTGCCGTGGATGTAAGTGGTTTGGGGGGAACGCACTGGGGGCGGATTGAAGGACATAGAGCTTTAGATACCATGCGAAAAAATGCGGCACTTACTTTTAAAGATTGGGGAATTGATACAGTACAAAGTGTTTTAACTGCGCTGTCTATAACCCCTACTTACGAAATATGGGGTTCAGGGGGCGTGCGTCAAGGATTAGATGCTGCAAAGTTATTGGCTTTAGGTGCAAATTCCGTAAGTTTTGCCAAGCCAATGCTTGATGCTGCAATCCAATCAAATGACCATGTAATACAAGCAATGGAAACTATTGAATACGAGTTGAAAGTTGCAATGTTTTGTACCGGTAGCGCTAATTTACAAGTTTTAAAGGAGAAGGCATGTTGTTAA